The DNA window GGTCGCCCTGTTCGGCGGTCGATCGGTCGACGATGGTCAGGGTGCTGTCCCGGCGGGTTTCGAACGTCGGGTCACCGTTGTACCATCGTTTCACGACATCCTCACATCGAACCACGTCACCCTCTCGCAGTTCTGGATGGCGGTGTGAACGGACCAGCGTCCGGCCGTCGTCCGTCGGGTCGGGCGTCGGTCGCGTCTCGTCCCACTCGCTCTTTTTCCAGATTGCGAACTTCATCACGCCGGTATCGTCGCTCAGTAGACCGGCCTGCTTGATCGCGGGATGGGTATTCTCGAACAATCGGAGGACGGTCCCCTGGGTCGAGAATCGCCCCCGCGTCGATTTCACAGCCGTGTACCGGACGTTGCCGACCGTCAGGACGTTCCGTGGGTCGGTCGCCTCGGCATCGGCCTGACGAAGCAGCGCCTGGGTCGGCTCGGCGCCGTTGTGGAGCCGCTTCGCGAGTTCGATTCCGAGCGTGAGTCGGGATTTGCGAATCTCGGCGACGTGGTCGAACTCGTCGCTCAGCAGTCGGTCAACCATCTGGGTGACCTGGTCGTGCTGGGCGGGGTCGAGTTCGACGAGCGGTCGGATTCGTTCGCGATACGCCGCAGCCGCGCGTTCGGCACGAGCGTCGGCGAGTTGGTCCGGCGACGGACGCAGTGACGCGTACTCGTCGTACCGGTTGGCCAGCCACTTCGCATGGCCCACGAGTTCGACTGCTCCTGGCTGGATGTCCGGGTCGGTCCGGGCAGTCAGGATGCCGTCGGTCACCCGGCGAATCTCGGCTGTGACAGCGAGGGAGTACTCGATCGATTCGGTCCCCCAAGACGGCGACCGGGAAGTTCGACAAGAAAGTGCTGAGAGAGGAGTACGCCGACCACGACGTCGAGCCACGCGACGAGGCCGCCCCGGAAGAGGAGTAGGGAACGGAAAGTAGAACAGTCCGAGGGCGTTTCGACGGCTGACGGGACGTCGATCCCTATCCAGACGTGTCCACTCGGAACACTTCGAGTCACGTCTGTTCCCACGATCCGACGTCCGACTTCCCAATATTCGAAACCGATACTGACTGCATTAGTTCTCAGGGGGTCGGTTATCAGCGAAAATAATTTTGAGGAGGCGTTTATATTGTTGTTCTCCAGACCCTCTAGAGATGTTTACAGTATGTACAATCCAACAACAGCCTCGAACGGACGTGCGGTCGGAACCGACGGCCGGGTGGGGCCCAGAGGGCCGAGCACCGGCATCACGGACCTGCCGGACGATCCACTGGGATGGTAACTCCCCCGGGGCGGGACCGTGAGCGCCGGGACACGGCAGTCGCTCGCGACGCTCGCAGTCGTCGCCGTGGTCGTCATCGCGAGCGTAGCTGGCGTCACGGCTGTCGCGAGCGCTGCCGACACGACACAGCCGACTGCGAGCGCGACCGTCGACGACGCGACGCTCTTCCTGGGGAGCTGGGCTGCGTTCGACGCCAGCGGCTCGACGGACAACGTCGGCGTCGACAGCTACTCGTGGGAGTTCGGTGACGGCACCACGGGAACCGGCCCGACGCCGAACCACACGTACACGAGTCCGGGCGAGTACACCGCGACGGTGACAGTGAGCGACGCCGCCGGGAACACGGATACGGCGACGGTGACGGTCACCGTAGAGAACACCAACCCCACCTACCACGGCGGGCCAGCGCGTCTCGGTAACTACCCGAACCAGCAGGGGCCATCGTCGACCCCAGAAGAAGTCTGGAACCTCACCGACGGGACGCCGCTGGTGATGCAGCCGACTATCGTGGACGGAACGCTGTACGTCGCGTTCCACGACGGCGGGAAACTGTACGCGCTCGAACCCGAAACCGGCGCAGAACAGTGGAGCGCCACGCCAGGCGGGTCGTCGGGCTCGACGTGGACCACGCCCACGTACGCGAACGGCGTGCTCTACATCGGTACCAACGACTACAAGCTCCACGCGATCGACGCCGCGACCGGCACCGAACTGTGGAACTACTCGACACAGACCAACGTTCGCTCGGCTCCGGCTGTGGTCGACGGTGTCGTCTACTTCGGCAGCAACGACGGCAACATGACCGCAGTCGACGCTTCGACCGGCAAGGAGCTGTGGTACTACACCGAGTACCAGCCTGTCCTCGTCGAATCGAACCCCGCGGTGGTGGACGGCGTCGTCTACTTCGGGAGCGACGCCGACAACGTCACCGCACTCGACGCCGACACGGGGGCGAAACTCTGGAACTTCTCTACGGTCGATGAGGTCCAGTCCGATCCGACCGTCGTCGACGGGACCGTCTTCATCGGGAGTGACAGCACGTCGGGCGAAACGTCCGGTGACGGCCAGGTGTACGCGTTGAACGCCACCGACGGTACCAAGCGGTGGAATCACACGATGCCTGGCGACGTCGACGCCGGTGTGGCGTACGCCGACGGCATCGTCTACGCCGGGAGCCGAGGGGGGACCCTCGATGCGTTGAACGCCACCGACGGCAGCGTCGAGTGGAGCGTCGCCGGGCAGGACTTCCGTGGCGCGCCGGTCATCGCGGGCGGCGTCCTCTACATCAGCGATTTCGGCAACAGCACGGTCCATGCGTTCGACGCGACGACCGGCGATGAGCTGTGGTGGTACGACTCGCCGACGGGTAACCTGTACGCGACGCCGCTGGTGTGGAACGGCTCCCTCTACTACGGGAGCGTTTCGCACTTCTACGCCCTCGGGTCGCCGCTGGTGTCGTCCATCGCCGTCACGAACCCCGAGAGTCAGAACGTCACCGTCACCGTCGAAACCGTCGAACAGCTGAGTTCGATCGACGTGTCGATCTCCGGTGCGGAGACGGCGTCAGTCGCGCTGGGCGACTTCACCGAAACCCAGAACGAGGGGACATACGTCTACACCCACACCCACGAGGGCAGCACGGACGGGACGTACACCGCAACGGTCGACAGCGCGTCGGGCACCGGAGGCAGTAGCGACAGCGGACAGTCCGACAGCGTCGCCGTCGACACGACGACGCCAGTGATTTCGGGGTTCAGCGCGACGAACGCCCCCGGGCGGGACGTCTCGGTCACGTTCGACTCGGACGAGTCGCTCGGCACCATCGCGGTCGGTATCTCGGGCGCAGAGACCGCGTCGCTCAAAACCGCCGACTTCTCCGAGAGCGGAAACGGCCCGTACAGCTACACAGCGACGTACAGCGGGAGCGTCGACGGCGACTACACCGCGACGCTCACGACCGCCACTGACGCCGCCGACAACGACGGTGCCGCCGCCCAGAGCGACACAGTCACGGTCGACGCCGGGGCTCCGGACGTCGCCAACTACAGCGTCGCCAACCCGACGGGCGCGTTCGTCAACGTGAGCTTCGACGCGAACGAGTCGCTCTCGACGATCTCGGTTTCGGTGACCGGTCCCGAGACGGAGACGCTCACGGAGACGTCGTTCTCCGAGTCGTTCGACGGGGAGCGGAACCGGTACAACTACACGGCGACGACCCAGGTCGGTACGAGCGGAGACTACACGGCGACGCTCGACAGCGCCGTCGACGGCGCGGGCAAGGACGGCGCCTCGGGCGAGTCGGGCACCGTCACGATCGACGCGAGCACGCCGACGATCTCGTCGTACACCGTCACCAATCCCTCCGCAAAGGACGTCCAGGTGTCGTTCGACGCCGACGAGCGGATCGACTCCGTCGGGGCCACCGTTTCGGGCGCGGAGTCGGCCACGCTCGGGACCGTCGATTTTACCGAGACGGACAACGGAGACGGGACGTACACGTACGCGGCGACGTACTCCGGGAGCGCGGACGGGAGCTACACGGTCACCCTCGACTGGGCGCAGGACGCCGCCGGTAACGACGGCGCCAGCGGGCAGAGCGACAGCGTCCCGATCGGACAGGCGGTCGTCTCGTCGAGCATGGCGTACGTCTCGGGGTCGAAGCCGACCATGAACGACCTCGCGCTCGACGCCTCGTTCTCCGGCGGGCTCCTGCAGGTGCAGGTGAAGAACGACACGGCGAGTGTGTTCGACTTCTCGACCGAGGAGGACTACGAACTCGCCGGCCACGGTGCCGACTCGACGACCGTGCTCCGGCTCAACCTCACCGTCTCGGGGTTCGTCCCGCGGGCGCTGATCGGCAGCGCCCGTAACGTGACGTGGACGCGGACGAACAACGGTGACGGCACCTGGAACGTCTCGATCGAAGGATCACCGGCGGCCGTCGAGTCGTACTTCGCCTCGGACGGGTCGACGCCGCAGACGTGGGACGGGACGATCCAGGCGAACGAGTCACAGGACGCGGCGATGACGTTCGCCGTCGACGACCTCGGCGTGATGAGCGCGACCTACCGCGAGCGGCTGAACGGGTCGGTCATGACGACAGACGCACAGGAGTTCGGTGCACCCGTCTACAACGCGACGGGATCGAACGACAAGGTCGAACTCCTCGTGAGCGCGCCGCACTTCGCGAAGGACGGCTCGGTCAACGACGGCTTCTTCGAGGCGTACCTTCCGCCGGCCATACTCACTGACTGGGGAGTCACCGCGGCGGACCTCACCGGCCAGTTCGACGACGCCGACCACGAGAGCACGGTCACGGCGACGAACGACGGCGGCGCGCGGGTCGACTTCGACATCCACTACTCCGAGGGGAACGCAGCGGTGACCATCGACACGACGCCCCCGACCATCTCGTCGTTCGCGGTCACGACGCCGGCGAGCGACGAACTCACGGTGACTCTTTCGGCGGACAGCCGGCTATCCACGCTCAGCGTGGGCGTGAGCGGCCCGGAGACGGCGACCCTCACGCTCGGCGACTTCACCGAGTCCGGGAGCGGCCCCTACACCTACACCGGGACGTTCACGCCGTCGACGAGCGGTGACTACACCGCGACGCTCGACACCGCTGCCGACGCCGCCGGAAACGACGGTGCTGGCGGCGAGTCGGCGAGCGCGAGTCTGACCGTGGCGTCGTCCTCGGCCGGGAGCAGCGGATCGAGCGACAGCGACAGTGGAAGCGGAGACGACACCGAGACAACGGAGTTCACCGACGACACGTCCAGCGGGACGACCGTGTCAGTCAGCGACGACACGTCCGGCGACGAGGCCACTGACAGTGACTCCGAGTCGACCGGTGACGAACCGGTCGCGTCCGAGTCGGCTCCCGACCGCAAGCGGATCGAGGTCAGCGGTGCTCGGGCGAACGTTCCGGTGCGTATCAAGCTCTCACAGGACGCCGCCGGTGAAGGGAACACCGGAGCAGCGTCCGACGAGGCACCACCCGACGGTTCCGCGGTTCCCGATGAGCCGTCGCGTCAGAACGTCCGGGCCGACGGCCTCGACCTGACGCTCACGCGCGGCCGCGACGCGTCGCTGACCGTCGAGACGCGGGAAGCGACGCCGCTGACGAGCGGCTCCGACGGGCAGGACACGACGGTGGACCGGACAACCGAGAAGTTCGACGACACGGACAGACGGTTCGTGACCGAGACGGGGGCTCGGCCGCTGGGGTACATCGAGGTCGGTCACGACGTGCCGGACACCGAGATCAGCGCCGTGACTCACCACTTCCGCGTCCGGAAATCGTACCTCGACGCCGCCGAGGTCGGGTCCGACGAGGTCCAGCTATACCGTGACGAGACCACCGGCTGGCGCGGACTGGAGACGAACGTCGTCGACGAGACGGACGAATTCTACGTCTTCGCGGCCGATTCGCCTGGCCTGTCCCTCTTCACCATCGGAGTCCGCACCGCGACGTTCGACCTCCAAGAGGTCGAGATCGTCGGAGACCGTGCTCGCGCGCCCGGCGACGAACTGGTCGTCGAGGCGACGGTCACGAACGTGGGTAACGAGGCAGGTAGCTACACCGCCTCGCTCGGTCTCGACGACGACTCCGTCGCGGAGACGACCATCGATCTCGCGCCAGGAGCGACCCGGACGATCCGACTGCGAACGACGCTCCCCGAGACGGTGGGGGACCGTGTCGTTACCCTCGGCTCCCGAGAGGTCGCGCGGCTGTCGATCGGCCGTCCCACGAACACCAAGAGGATTGAGACGGACATCTCGGTGACCGGTGGCACGGAGCCAACGCCCGATGGCGGGGCCGAATCAGTCGACGGCGACACCGGTCAGTCGGGGTCCATCCCGACGGTCCTCCTGATCGTCGTCTCGCTCGGGTCGCTCATCGGGGCCGGCTGGGCGTGGCGACGGCGCGAACGCAGTGAGTGATCGATCGATACACACACTGCACGAGACCGATCCAGCCACCGTCACGAACTGTTTTCACCGTCCACCCCGACGGACGGACATGGACCTCCTCGACGCCGCTCCCGTCCCCGAGCGCGCCCACGACGTCAAGCAGCGGGCCCGCGAGTTCGCCGCCGAACGGATCGAACCAGTGGCCGCCGACTACCCCGCCTCCGGCGAATACCCGTGGGACGTCCTCGAAACCGGCATGGACGCGGGGCTGGTCGCGGGGGACATCGGCGAGGAGTGGGGTGGAGAGGGCTTCGACCTCCTCGAACAGCCCGCCATCGCCAAGGAGACGTACCGGGCCGACGCGGGCATCGCGCTCACCCTCCATCTCGCGAGCTTCGGCTGTACTATCGTCGAGAAGTACGGCAGCGAGGCCCAGAAGGAGACGTGGCTCGAACCGGTGGCCGCCAACGAGCAGATTTCGCGGCCCGACGCTCCGAGACAAACGTCTTGATTGGCATCATCGTTTGTCGGGTGACGCGTGCTCACCTTCTCATCATCTGTTTCGGCGAGGAGACGGTCGAGGTCGTCCTCGCTCAAGTGACGGACGATCTCTTTGTTCCGATCTCCACTCATGGCTCACATGTCTTGATCCATGATTAAAAGTCACCTTGGTTACTAAAGGACGGTATTCTGTGTGGATGCACTTCAGAATAATCCGATTTCTATCGAAATCGGTGGTGAACCTCGAAAGTAGTGATATAGAGCATCTATTCAGCATTTTCGAGGTGGAGCCCCCGACTTCAAGGAGCGAACGGAGTGAGCGAGGAGGTCGGGGAGGAACCCGACATGGGACGACGCAACCGGCATATTCGCTCCTTTCGCTACGCTTCGGTTGCTCCTTGAGGCCGAAGGCTCCACCTCGAAAAACGATGAATCGCCGCCCGGAACGTTGACGGCGGACCGGTGGCGTCAGGCGTGTCAGACTCGTCTTCTTCGGACATCGATACCGTCTCATCATCCGGCGATTGATCAGGTGTCGGACCGTCTTGCGGACTGGTCGACGACGGATCGGCCGATGGATCTTCGAGTTCGTCGCTATCTGCGCTCTCTGGGGGTGTTTCTGTACTCATGGTTGATGGTAAGAGCAGCAACTAGGAGTGGGGAATAAGAGTCGATGGAATCGGTACCGAGTCGACTCCGACTCTCCCTCACCCCCTTCGGGACGGTAAATTCGCGAATACGACAGGATTAGCAAGAAGCCGCACTGCGACTGGTTTGAAGACCGATTACGAACTACCTCGAAACATGACCTGGGGAACACTGCGGGACACCTACGTCGCTGCGCTCCAGCACGACTTAGTAGACCTACCCGATCAAGCAGCCTTGGTCGGAGTCGTCAGATCGCCAATGCCCTGTCCCAGGGCGACCGGCTCAACGAGGCGGCACAGGCGGACAACCGGCGGTCGCTCCGAGACGATATCGTCGACGAGCTGGCAGCGATCGACGCCGGCGACCGACAGAAAACCGTGAGCGTGTGGGACGGCGATCTCGCAGCGTTCGTCGCGGTGCTCGATCGAGATACGAATGCTGAGCATCGCGCGGCGGTCGGGCACGCCCTGCGGGAGGCCCTGGGGCGCGACGACGACGACAGCGACGTCGATCGGAGTGAGGTCCTCCGCCTGGCGCTCCGACTCGGGTTCACCGAGGCAGCGCCCGAGTATCTCGACACGCTCCGGGAGGCGATCGGCGACCACGCCGCTGATCGCCTATAGGAATTCCTGTAGCACCGTAAATCGCGGCTCAGATTGCTTTTGGACTTCCTACAGGATTTCCTATAGACTCAAGAAACCTCGTGAATCGGAGATACAATCACTCACTGTGAGATAGAGAGAATGGGTTCAGCAGAACTGCCCGTTTCTGTCGGGGTCTGATGGACAAGCCGCATTCGAAGTCGGCAGCGGAAGAGCGACGTACGCTCTCTTCGGCGAGGATTCAAGACCCAGGAGTGCCTATTAGAATTCAATGGCGACCCAGCAGTATCGAATCGTCTCCGCCGAGGACTCAGAGATTCACGGGGAGCCCCACATAGAGGGGAGCCGCGTCACCGTCCGAGATGTGCATGGGCGCGTCGAAGAGCGCGGACTCGCCCCCGAGCGAGTCGCCGAGCGATACAACCTGGATATCGCAGACATCTACGAGGCGCTCGCGTATTATCACAACAATCCCGAGGAGATGCGGCGGGTCGAGAAGCGCCACGAGCGAGCCGCCACCGAAGCGAAAGCGCGGTCGTCACTCACGCCACCCGATCGCTGATCGATGGCGTATCGGCTCATCCTCGACGAAAACGTCGAACGTGAAGTGTTCCATCGGCTTGAGAACTACGGGCACGACGTCGAGCATGTCGATTTCGTGCCCGAGCTCGGGAAGGGGACTGCCGACCATCCGATCGCGCAGTATTCGCTCGACACTGATCGTGTGATTGTGACGTACGACGACGACTTCGTACCCAGCGCAGCCATCACGTCGACGATGGTCCGTGGGACGGTCTGATGGTCGTCCGGGAAGAACACCCGGAAGCGGGTACACGATTCCTGCGGTGGGACAGTCTCCCACCAGTCCTCGCTGGAGCCCCAGCTATCGAACATCGCCTCGTCGCTCCCGTAGCCGACCGTGACGCCGTCGATCGGCGACCAGTCAGTCGGCAGGTGGTCTGCCTGCCCTTCGAGTATCCGGAGAACGGCGTATCGAAGGTACTCGTGGGCCTAGTTGTCCGTCGTTCGAGCGATCTGATTGTGCTGCTCGGCGACGTGCTCGGCTTCCCCGAGGACCGTCGTGAGATAGGGTTCAGTCATGATTCGACAGAGGTCAGAATGTCCCTCCGCCCCTCAGCGGGCGCTGATAGACTTAACCAACATCGTCGGCTGAACCTCCGCTCTGTTGGTTAAAGATCGGGCTACCGAATCCGGTTCCTCCCGGTCGGCCATCAAAAGCGTCTACGACCTACGGCGACCCCTGCTGCGAGATCGTCGTGTCCAACCGTTCCCAGACCGTCTCGAACGCTGGCGGTTCGCCGGTGAGGTCCGGGAGTGTCGTCTCCCACTGCTGGCGGATCTCGTCCCGCTGGTCCTCCGGAAGTCCCCCCGACAGATCGACGGTGAGTCCATCGTGTTCGCACTTCGCCTCGAACGCGGGTTGAACCTCGGCAAAGTCAATTGTGACCGACTCGGTTTCGAGCAACTGGTAGAGGTCGTAGTAGTCGCGAGCAGCCCCCCGCTGGTAGATCGCGCGAAGCTTTTCCGCGAAAATTTCCTCAACGCTGTAGGCCTGCAAGTCGAACTCGGGGATGTCCTCGTAGGCGTGGGTATGCTGGACCGGTTCGAGGGCGACGTGCTTGTCGACCATCACGTCGATGCTGGTCGTGTTGGGATGGCCGAGGACAGCACGATACTGGATGCTGATGTCGACGTAGTGGGTTGGATAATGCTCCTGCCGGGATTCGTGATGCTCTCGAATCGTGAACTCGATTCCGGAGCGATCGGTGACCGTCTCAAGTAGCGCTCGCAACTCGCTCTTTGACCCCTGATACTGGCCTGCGACGCCGAAGTCAAGCTCCTCGGAGTACCGCCACGAGCGCGGGAAATACAGCTTGCTCAGCGCGGTACCGCCCTTGAACAGGAGATTGTCACCGTAGTCGCTGGTGAAGATGCCCCAGAGAAGCCAGGAGTTCACGTAGTTCTTCTCGGCGTACCCCTGGCGGACGCCGAGCTCACGAGCGAGAACCCGGAGCCGATCTTGGCTGATCATCGCGATCAGGACTCCGACGGCTCCAGCGCGGCTGGTTCGACGTTAACCCGGAGGTGGTACGTGCTGTCTGTCGATCCGGTCTCGGGACGCGTGGGATCCAGCAGAGAATAGCCACTTGTGAACGACGCGCCGAGCGCCTCTCGGGTGGGAAGGTCGATGCCGAGCTGGTCGGCGAGGTAAACGATCCGCTTGGTCGCGGCACCGTTGTCGAGGCGCTCGAGATACTCGCCGACGGTTTCCCAGGCACAGCCCTGCTCGTCGGCGGCGCGCATTGCGCTCGCGAGCTCGCGGATGCCGCCACAGAACTCGGGATGGTCCGCGCAATCGACGAGTGTCTTCTCCAGGTCGCTGACCTGGACGGTAGTCCCCTCGACGGAGGTCGGTGTCGTGCCGAAGAACTTCCGCTCGGTGACCGTCGTGACGCGGTACGGCACGCCGTGAATCTCCCGGCTCTGGGCCCGGGTTGGTGTCACGACGTAGACTGTCCGGGGTACCTGTTCGGTCAG is part of the Salinigranum marinum genome and encodes:
- a CDS encoding DUF5615 family PIN-like protein, translated to MAYRLILDENVEREVFHRLENYGHDVEHVDFVPELGKGTADHPIAQYSLDTDRVIVTYDDDFVPSAAITSTMVRGTV
- a CDS encoding nucleotidyl transferase AbiEii/AbiGii toxin family protein, with amino-acid sequence MISQDRLRVLARELGVRQGYAEKNYVNSWLLWGIFTSDYGDNLLFKGGTALSKLYFPRSWRYSEELDFGVAGQYQGSKSELRALLETVTDRSGIEFTIREHHESRQEHYPTHYVDISIQYRAVLGHPNTTSIDVMVDKHVALEPVQHTHAYEDIPEFDLQAYSVEEIFAEKLRAIYQRGAARDYYDLYQLLETESVTIDFAEVQPAFEAKCEHDGLTVDLSGGLPEDQRDEIRQQWETTLPDLTGEPPAFETVWERLDTTISQQGSP
- a CDS encoding PQQ-binding-like beta-propeller repeat protein, with translation MSAGTRQSLATLAVVAVVVIASVAGVTAVASAADTTQPTASATVDDATLFLGSWAAFDASGSTDNVGVDSYSWEFGDGTTGTGPTPNHTYTSPGEYTATVTVSDAAGNTDTATVTVTVENTNPTYHGGPARLGNYPNQQGPSSTPEEVWNLTDGTPLVMQPTIVDGTLYVAFHDGGKLYALEPETGAEQWSATPGGSSGSTWTTPTYANGVLYIGTNDYKLHAIDAATGTELWNYSTQTNVRSAPAVVDGVVYFGSNDGNMTAVDASTGKELWYYTEYQPVLVESNPAVVDGVVYFGSDADNVTALDADTGAKLWNFSTVDEVQSDPTVVDGTVFIGSDSTSGETSGDGQVYALNATDGTKRWNHTMPGDVDAGVAYADGIVYAGSRGGTLDALNATDGSVEWSVAGQDFRGAPVIAGGVLYISDFGNSTVHAFDATTGDELWWYDSPTGNLYATPLVWNGSLYYGSVSHFYALGSPLVSSIAVTNPESQNVTVTVETVEQLSSIDVSISGAETASVALGDFTETQNEGTYVYTHTHEGSTDGTYTATVDSASGTGGSSDSGQSDSVAVDTTTPVISGFSATNAPGRDVSVTFDSDESLGTIAVGISGAETASLKTADFSESGNGPYSYTATYSGSVDGDYTATLTTATDAADNDGAAAQSDTVTVDAGAPDVANYSVANPTGAFVNVSFDANESLSTISVSVTGPETETLTETSFSESFDGERNRYNYTATTQVGTSGDYTATLDSAVDGAGKDGASGESGTVTIDASTPTISSYTVTNPSAKDVQVSFDADERIDSVGATVSGAESATLGTVDFTETDNGDGTYTYAATYSGSADGSYTVTLDWAQDAAGNDGASGQSDSVPIGQAVVSSSMAYVSGSKPTMNDLALDASFSGGLLQVQVKNDTASVFDFSTEEDYELAGHGADSTTVLRLNLTVSGFVPRALIGSARNVTWTRTNNGDGTWNVSIEGSPAAVESYFASDGSTPQTWDGTIQANESQDAAMTFAVDDLGVMSATYRERLNGSVMTTDAQEFGAPVYNATGSNDKVELLVSAPHFAKDGSVNDGFFEAYLPPAILTDWGVTAADLTGQFDDADHESTVTATNDGGARVDFDIHYSEGNAAVTIDTTPPTISSFAVTTPASDELTVTLSADSRLSTLSVGVSGPETATLTLGDFTESGSGPYTYTGTFTPSTSGDYTATLDTAADAAGNDGAGGESASASLTVASSSAGSSGSSDSDSGSGDDTETTEFTDDTSSGTTVSVSDDTSGDEATDSDSESTGDEPVASESAPDRKRIEVSGARANVPVRIKLSQDAAGEGNTGAASDEAPPDGSAVPDEPSRQNVRADGLDLTLTRGRDASLTVETREATPLTSGSDGQDTTVDRTTEKFDDTDRRFVTETGARPLGYIEVGHDVPDTEISAVTHHFRVRKSYLDAAEVGSDEVQLYRDETTGWRGLETNVVDETDEFYVFAADSPGLSLFTIGVRTATFDLQEVEIVGDRARAPGDELVVEATVTNVGNEAGSYTASLGLDDDSVAETTIDLAPGATRTIRLRTTLPETVGDRVVTLGSREVARLSIGRPTNTKRIETDISVTGGTEPTPDGGAESVDGDTGQSGSIPTVLLIVVSLGSLIGAGWAWRRRERSE
- a CDS encoding type IV toxin-antitoxin system AbiEi family antitoxin domain-containing protein, whose product is MGAIEQTQSNRQGLSTRESRLLSRLAAEGHQIISADDIETTLEVAPNAAREIASRLTEKGWLDRLFTGTYLIIPLAAGEKSMYTTHEYLIAAHVAEPMYIGYYSALSHHGLTEQVPRTVYVVTPTRAQSREIHGVPYRVTTVTERKFFGTTPTSVEGTTVQVSDLEKTLVDCADHPEFCGGIRELASAMRAADEQGCAWETVGEYLERLDNGAATKRIVYLADQLGIDLPTREALGASFTSGYSLLDPTRPETGSTDSTYHLRVNVEPAALEPSES
- a CDS encoding DUF433 domain-containing protein, which translates into the protein MATQQYRIVSAEDSEIHGEPHIEGSRVTVRDVHGRVEERGLAPERVAERYNLDIADIYEALAYYHNNPEEMRRVEKRHERAATEAKARSSLTPPDR